The Gossypium hirsutum isolate 1008001.06 chromosome A03, Gossypium_hirsutum_v2.1, whole genome shotgun sequence genome contains the following window.
AACTTTAAAAATAAGCAAATGggtctctctctcaacaaaaattataaaataattttaaaaattttttaaaaattcaaataattttaaaaaattaaaatatttataacaattttaaaattatatataaaaaatttaagatttttaaaattttcaaaaataataattttagaacctaattaattattcaaatttatcatatattttttattttgctttaaaattttttttcaaatatatatgatttcaaatttatgtattCTAATATAGAATTAGTtataatataacaatatttttatttgaaatgtttaatattttaatttaagtcgAACAATTTAACTCAATCCGACTCAACTCGAATTTTATTTCActctatttaattcaaaaaaatttcaaatcaagttaaaataataaaataatactcaTGAACTCAattaacttagaattttttttcactGAATTCGACGCTTACCTTCAGCTCTAGATGGTgcatatatgaaatatgtatatgaaatataaatgagGAGTGGAATAGACTACCAATGGATAAGTCGTAGCCGCGGGATTTGAGCTCACGGTACTCTTGGCACAAGGCGCAATACTCGCAGAAGCAGTGGACGAGGCAATCCCCGCAAGGGTGTTTCTTCAACATGTATTGCTGCCTCATTTTGGCTCGGTAAAAGCAGGAATAGCAACATGCGCACCCCGTCACGCATGCTATCAGTGTGTAAAGTGCTCCATTTACCCCACACGCTGCACAAACCCAACCTCTTGTTTATTAACCAACCACCATCTCTAAATCAAACACGACTCTACTAAAAAAACTTACATGATGATCCTTTATCTACAATCTCAGCAATTTGGCCAAAAGTCACGCAAGGGCACCAACACGTTATGCAACCTGCAAGCAAACCATCATCAGCTTCCACCTTTTCAAATCAAGTCCAGCAAATAAAAGAAAGGGTTTGAGTTAGCTAATTACAGTTTCTCCAGTCAGAGAAGCAGTCACAGAGGCCAGATGACCAACGGACTCTCGTTTTAGTCTGAGGACGAGTGTTGGTGTTTTGAGAAGTGTCGGTGTAGTAGGCGTTGGAGGAGCTAACTGGAATCCCAGTCGTGGCGGCGTCTTGGCCAAACTTGGTTGCTTCTGCTGCTGAACCTGAATACTTTTCGTACCCACTTGGGTTAAAGGAAGCCATTGATGGATAAGCTGCTCAGAAAACTAAAGAAGAAGACAGGCAGGCAGTTCCAACTTGTTTGAGTGGGATGAATGTTATATATATTGGGGAGGTAGTCAAAGTCAAAGTGGGCGTCGAAGCAGAAAAGTCTAGGCGCGTGTTTCTCACTAACTAGTAGTTGCCAGGAAACTACAAATACCGTGTGGACCGCATCCACGGAGGCAGTTTTTGATTTGATAGTCCAACTTCAATCTTATCCCCATTTTCTTCAAGTTGTAGAAAGAGGAGCCCATCCTCTCATCACTATTAAATTTCTTCCCACTTTCTCGTCTTTCATAATCAAATTTCTTCtaacccccttttttttcttcttcttcttgaacTAAGAAACGAACAATCTTTTCTATCCCAATGATgcaaaaataacatttatgatattatttcattatcttcaaggttttttttttcttttttatttgaatatagCAAAAGACATCAAAATATATCCATAGTCGAGTTTCTTTATAGTTAAATCTCAAGATTTCTATAAAGTACAAAAAAATGCATTTATATATAATCTTAGACGTAATTTAAATtcatatgtgtatatttattgaTGATTGCTGAGGATTTTAAcacgaaaagccttttacaaaccggCGATAATAATTAGCAAGTCTTAAAAAACTGTGGAATTTAGAAATTTTTCGGAGGTTTCCATCCAAAATAATTGAAATCTTGCTTGtatcaactcgaataccagatgCCGACACAACATGCCTTAGAAAATTGACTtcgcgtaaccagaactcacatttactgaagttcgcatacaattgcttatctcgcaaagcCTGTAACattattctcaaatgttcagcatgttcggtttcatcatgtgaatatatcaatatatcatcaatgaatacaacaacaaatcgatctaaatacggtctgaaaattctgttaatcaaatccataaaaatagcaggtgtattcgttaatccaaaaggcataactagaaactcatagtgtccgtacctcgttcgaaaagtaTTTTTTGGAACATTAGAGTCTTTCacttgcaactgatagtaacccgatctcaaatctatctttgaaaatactatagcccctttcaactgatcaaacaaatcatcaatttggggcagaggatatttattcttgatcgtcactttattgagctgtctacaatcgatgcacattctcatagttccgtctttctttttcacaaacaaaactggtgcaccctagggagaataaCTCGGTCGTGCGaagcctctatctgtcaattcttgcaattgagctttcaactctttaaaTTCAGTCGGTGCCAttttgtatggagctatcgatattttGTAGTTCTCGGTATTAATttgataccaaactcaacttctcggatCGGAGGTAAACCCAGTAACTTATCAGGAAACAAATCTAGATATTCACAAATAACTGGCACTGATTCAGTCTTCTTTTCAGTCAATTTCGTGTCGagcacataagctaaataagtttcacaaccctttctcacatatttctgagctaacatcattgaaatcacagctggcaatccattcaaaacatctgattcaattcgaataatctcattactctgacatctcaaatcaatcatctttggtttgcaatttacaacagcatcatgcaacgttagccaatccatacccaggattatgccaaactcgtcaaatggtaacaacatcaaatcgacTGGAAAGTAATTACTCcaaatcatcaatggacaattcttgcatactctatcaaccaacacacacttgtctaaggggttcgatactctaattacaatttcagtagactctacaggaaaagtcttactagatactaaattcacacatatatatgaatgagtagaccctggatctataaatgcaataactttagtatcatagagactaaaagtatcggtaataacattCAGAGGTGACGCTTCTTCTCATGCTCGGATAGCGtaggctcgtgcaggtgctctagcattAGATCTCGTTCCAGTGTCTCGcgtcacacctctaccaccactcacatttcccgtgttttttggtggtctacctctagctgcagtgTTACTCTGCCTTGAGTTCTAAACATTATCTTTTTTagctaactctgggcaatcttttataaagtgatctcgtgaaccacaactgtaacaagctctgTTATTATTTTTCCCCCAGCAATCAccaaaatgtcgtcttccacattgttgacacttATGCTTTACATCCTTTGCATTACAaacactcgatactgatgtaGTTTGAGCTTTAGGGTTGGTATTTTGCTTCCCGTGATCTCTATTATGATATCCTACAGAAGCTATTGATAAGttaaaataatctcttgatttcttcgacgaggaatgataagatttattcatcgaTCTCTTCCTCAAATCTCTTCCTCGAAATCagcctttttattttctttgttgagatcttcggctttacaggccctctcaaccaatactacaaattctttcaattcaagtatcCCGAGTAacagctttatatcttcattcaatccatcaatACGTATTTTACACATGATCCCTTCAGTAGACATgtattctcgagcatacttactcaaatgtacaaattctctttcatattctgttacAGTCATTTGACATTGCTTCAACTCCagaaactctttatttttctgatcaAGGAATCTCTGGCTTATATACTTTttcggaactcagtctgaaagaattcccaagtaacttgTTCTTTAGGAACCACCGATGTTAatgttttccaccagtgatatacaTTATCTATAAACAAAGATActacacattttatacattcatctggagtacaagacaattcatcgaatacttgGATGgtgttttcaagccagaactcagcagTCTTGgtatcatcatcaactgtagcccaAAACTTTTCAACCCAGTGcttacgaatcttatcaacaggtggcttactcaatctAATCAGATCTATTACTGGTGGCACAACCAggacttgttgaggaacaggtgggggtggaggttgttgagcagccgaatTCGTTCGTACGAATTTCGTGAACAACTcagtcatcatttggaagaaggcttgcttagcctctcatTCCTGACTACTAGATATCAGCTTAGATTCAGCCAGCGCTGCTCCTTGAGCGGGAGCGGGCACAttgctctcaacatcatcagctattactcgttcgggatccattagctatatgaaaaacacattttaactgtccagaatcatcacactatcgcaattcatatatatagcatgtatagctagactcacataagctacgttagtcctagaatcgactaaaccgtagttcTGATACCAACTAAATGTcacaaccctaacccgtatccgtcgccagattagtgttaaaggcgttaccggaaaaatcaaaatattttacgaAAAAATCATATTCATCATTCTCGaatcataatcaaacatcaacAGTAAGTCCCTTACTagggtcatcgagaccttaaataAGCATTAGAAAAATGTTAGGACTAAACGAGcacatataaaattttttgaaacttaaagatttttcaaagttataaaggtcacacgcctaTTTGAGCAGGCTGTGTACCTCACAAAgcattagacacgctcgtgtgtctaaactgtggcaaaacagagcatacatactgaattCACCACACGGacacaagacacgcctgtgtacCTTGGTCGTGGTCGAAACTAACTTGGATCACACGAccgaccacacgcccgtatgtctagccCATGTActcttcgaaatggccacacacgcccatgtaccaaggctgtgtgcctcacacggccaccagacacacccgtgtgtctaagccatgctCCAGACTGACTTGAATAACTAAATTACAATAGATACATAGTCGAGGCACACGCTTCTGTGCTCAACTGTAtggggtgaaattaggcttggtttaagccacatttcccacCTTTCTCAAGCACTCAAAACTCAcaacattttaacattttttgcatacatttataggcaaccaattcaaccattttGTATATATTTCACGCCATTCAAATACCATTCAATTCACTACTCAATTTCACAACCAAGACATACCTAACCAATGTActaaaatcatcacaacttacataagtttcaaatacataaactcatcattttatcacatacttcataccacaaaactaccaattcaacattccatattcaaaccatcacatgaacattatatacatcatatgacttacctatcaaacacatcatttaggccaacttaaaaggccatacataccaacatttacaagccaaatctcatggctagatattcacatcacaaaacatactaaaatacttttagcctatacatgccatataccatatatacaactctcaaaatggaaCCAAAATGgatgtccgatagtgtgaatGAGTCGCTGATGATCCTcggatctgagctagctttataacactgtaaaacagagaacatttcacacagtaagctttgaagcttagtaagttcgtactaaatatAATCAACAATTTATATAATACAAGACATCCACTAATAAACATTTAGTAGTTCTCAAATCATCCATCAATTCTATTCCATCACAATTAATATGTTCATACTAATTCATCAAGCTTTATGCACATAGTATTATCTACCACATAGGTTTCATACAAACctgaactttcccgtatttattcattttcattatcACCTCTCGTTCgaatacattaattcattcagaagtctttccatgctttaagaattcttacacttagtgctttaatggTTAGCCGAAGCTGAAACGgtcccgcacacttagtgccatctcaaataaccgaAATTATCTTGGTATCATACACTTAGTAccttatatagccgaagctattctatttcgcacacttagtgctatttatagccgaagctatttcaaatcgcacacttagtatCGAACATAGTCGATTTATCATCTTACTCAAACCatagtcaaatatatatacaatttatgcattatcaaaacattaaaacttacttgtaacatcatttatcacgtacgaacttacctcgtactcggaattgacgaTTCGAATCGTTTACTCGATAATCTTcaattttcctcgatctaaatccaaattcttcttttcttgatctatatttattcaaaattagcccttttattcaacaaatcattcaattcaatccatatacacatatttagggcattttacaaattagccctcacattttcacattttaacattttagtctctatttcacaaaaacacaaattacaagAAATTTCCATACACACTTGCTTAGCCAAATATACATGGTGTTCATGTAAGcccacacattttatttatttcacattttagtcccttaaaatctcatttttacaatttagcccaaattactcaaattcatcaaaaattcaaggacaaaacatgttaacccaacatcaaacctccatatactatcatcaaacttcataaaactcatagtttcatcaatggctcaactcaaaatcatcaaaaattttagaaattaagacatgggtttgaTAGAACattaagcaacaatcacaaaagcgtagaaatcatcaaaaaccaagcaaaactcataccttaataaAAAATTCTCCTATCCAAAACCCTAAaactcttttcctttcttttcttcttcaactttCGGCAAccatggatgataatggcttaattgatattttgttttaattaataaacattaataagCCATTTACATATTTAgccttattattttcattataattccactatctcatgtccattaatgtccatgcattaattcaatggtataattgcatcataaggacccacatatataaaaacatagcaatttgacactttAGCCATTAGAACACATCCTTTGCATTTTCTGCGATTATgtcatttttgcaaattaagcacacaaacgataaaatttccatacgaaactttcacacatatcaattcacatattataaacaccaaaaataataataaaataattttccaacctcaaatttatggtctcgaaaccactattccttctagggtctaaattgggcggttacatgagagctagtgtaagaccatgtctgggacatgttaTCGGCCTTGAGATATgggagctagtgtaagaccatgtctgacaCATGGTATCGGTCTTgagatatgagagctagtgtaagaccatgtctgggacatggcatcggcaccgatagatgagagccagtgtaagaccatgtctgggacatggcatcggcctcgatatacgagagtcagtgtaagaccatgtctgggacatggcattgactttgatgtgtgagccagtgtaagagcATGTCcaggacatggcgtcggcatcttaccctatgcttgaggctaattgaatatcctgtagtattccaaatggttcaactagAAATTAACGGTTTATGTCAGAATAAGAGAGGTTATGACCATgatgtgagtgatacaggtacttacatgaaattcatgaaatacgTGCTCaatgtatgttatatgattagtaaagaatgaaaatgagtaagctatgtttatgatcatgttgaaagagtacaggtatgtacaaaaaatTCATGAGTGATGAGCTCCatctttgaaaatacaccaaaaattgtggaaatctaattagaggctgaataaaatattaaattaaatcttattgagtctagtttcatatagaagaaatggtgtaagaaaaagaagttcatattatgaaatattttaattgttgtgagacagagtcagaatgatttcgaaatcccctgttctgatttgggaaaatcattaaaaattgtaaaaaaaataattatgggttataatttatatgattagaatccttaatga
Protein-coding sequences here:
- the LOC107887604 gene encoding protein PLANT CADMIUM RESISTANCE 2, which gives rise to MASFNPSGYEKYSGSAAEATKFGQDAATTGIPVSSSNAYYTDTSQNTNTRPQTKTRVRWSSGLCDCFSDWRNCCITCWCPCVTFGQIAEIVDKGSSSCGVNGALYTLIACVTGCACCYSCFYRAKMRQQYMLKKHPCGDCLVHCFCEYCALCQEYRELKSRGYDLSIGWHGNMEKQSREVAMTSIPPTVEGGMSR